From Bufo gargarizans isolate SCDJY-AF-19 chromosome 10, ASM1485885v1, whole genome shotgun sequence, the proteins below share one genomic window:
- the SNX20 gene encoding sorting nexin-20, with the protein MNECSLENGEIPDSPTLPEEAEHSEEKSSVIDGAETPQSGSYSDTCVSYKDNMNAEGSQEEGELISDLPTLPEEAEHSQNKTNDNPSGGTSARHHHLMTTRELQVYWKKEKHESKPVKLLFQIHSTRIAEDFLSKFVMYQIVIIKTGSFDGKKVFIERRYSDFERLHRNLLKGFREEMEDIVFPKKVLLGNLTEEMINKRMMALKNYLEELYALKCVRRSQKYIEFFIQPELEEGYSCIRGGQYNTATGIFQQVVYLQEKLVEHCPKLLVPSLCAFVVCYRDMNQSEMAYEVGMQALELLEKHTTHRYYMPLLDTLVSLAYKTGKDYMTLREKMKTNEMKERRTFDFEMLTLKELVVQEHVKD; encoded by the exons ATGAATGAATGCTCCTTGGAAAACGGTGAAATACCTGATTCACCAACCTTACCAGAAGAAGCAGAACATTCCGAAGAGAAATCAAGTGTGATAGATGGGGCTGAAACTCCACAAAGTGGAAGCTACTCAGATACATGTGTTTCGTACAAGGATAATATGAATGCTGAAGGCTCCCAAGAAGAGGGTGAGCTAATAAGTGATTTGCCAACCTTACCAGAAGAAGCAGAACATTCCCAGAATAAAACTAATGACAACCCTTCAG gggggacTTCTGCACGTCACCATCACCTCATGACTACAAGAGAACTTCAGGTTTACTGGAAGAAAGAGAAACACGAATCAAAACCAGTCAAACTCCTTTTCCAGATCCACTCCACCCGCATAGCTGAGGATTTTCTTTCCAAGTTTGTG ATGTACCAGATCGTAATAATTAAAACAGGAAGTTTTGATGGAAAGAAGGTCTTCATCGAGAGAAGATACTCTGACTTTGAACGTCTTCACAGAAATTTACTAAAAGGCTTTAGGGAAGAAATGGAAGATATCGTATTTCCGAAAAAGGTCCTACTGGGAAATCTCACCGAAGAGATGATCAACAAAAGGATGATGGCCCTTAAAAATTATCTTGAAGAATTATATGCTCTAAAATGTGTAAGAAGGTCCCAGAAATATATTGAGTTTTTCATTCAGCCAGAACTGGAAGAAGGATACAGCTGTATACGAGGAGGACAGTACAATACTGCTACAGGTATCTTCCAACAAGTTGTCTATCTTCAAGAAAAGTTGGTTGAACATTGTCCTAAGTTATTGGTGCCATCTCTGTGCGCGTTCGTTGTATGCTATAGAGATATGAATCAATCAGAAATGGCTTACGAGGTTGGGATGCAAGCCCTTGAACTTCTTGAGAAGCACACCACACACAGATATTATATGCCATTACTAGATACTTTGGTTTCATTGGCTTATAAAACAGGCAAAGACTACATGACTTTACGGGAAAAGATGAAAACAAATGAAATGAAGGAGAGAAGAACATTTGACTTTGAAATGCTTACACTAAAGGAGCTTGTGGTGCAAGAGCATGTTAAAGATTAA
- the LOC122920087 gene encoding protein TAMALIN-like, with amino-acid sequence MALSSYRSGDMSKALVVPGGTLPRAKEGSPMGWKNVSQASEYHRKTVTLEKEDCETFGFEIQTYKLHHKDKNTVEMFMFVCRVHKGSPAAWCGLKIGDIIAGVNGLNMEGVRHKDIVELSKASGNKIRLETVYGSAIQKAVLEARLQYLKQTLYEKWEEHRSLMVQEQRLLHGIVVKDPSVYDTLESIRSYIYGTVPQCTKDPLPSTLATGSICSSASCLSTAEDNEDAVYQTCYFSSNSTDDIHTVLNKSTIKPYKSPLTRSSSVKCTSPATNWEMPKEQSTFVSLPRKKNTSFQKRLLKFVPGLNRILEEDASPL; translated from the coding sequence ATGGCGCTAAGCAGCTATAGGAGCGGTGACATGTCCAAGGCTCTGGTGGTCCCCGGCGGGACCCTTCCCAGGGCTAAGGAAGGATCTCCAATGGGTTGGAAGAACGTAAGCCAGGCATCAGAGTATCACAGGAAAACAGTCACTTTAGAAAAAGAAGATTGTGAAACATTTGGATTTGAGATTCAGACGTACAAACTACATCACAAGGACAAAAACACTGTGGAAATGTTCATGTTTGTCTGTCGGGTACACAAAGGAAGTCCTGCCGCGTGGTGTGGGTTGAAAATTGGTGATATAATTGCTGGTGTAAATGGCCTCAACATGGAAGGAGTCAGGCACAAAGACATTGTCGAACTGAGTAAAGCATCTGGAAATAAAATCAGGCTGGAGACGGTCTATGGTTCTGCCATCCAAAAAGCTGTACTGGAGGCCAGACTACAGTATCTAAAGCAAACATTATATGAGAAATGGGAAGAACATCGCTCACTAATGGTGCAGGAGCAGAGACTGTTACATGGCATTGTTGTAAAGGACCCCAGTGTTTATGACACCTTGGAATCCATCAGGTCATACATTTACGGGACAGTTCCACAATGTACCAAAGATCCACTCCCCAGTACCCTGGCTACTGGAAGTATATGCAGCAGCGCAAGCTGCCTGAGCACAGCCGAGGATAACGAGGACGCGGTCTATCAGACCTGCTACTTCAGCTCCAACTCTACAGATGATATTCACACCGTTCTCAACAAAAGCACAATCAAGCCTTACAAGTCTCCACTAACTCGCAGCTCGAGTGTTAAGTGTACAAGTCCTGCTACGAACTGGGAGATGCCCAAGGAGCAGAGTACCTTTGTCTCTTTAcccaggaaaaaaaacacaagtttTCAGAAAAGGCTTCTGAAGTTTGTCCCTGGcctaaacagaattttagaagagGATGCCAGTCCTCTTTAG